The Mycobacterium paragordonae genome includes a region encoding these proteins:
- a CDS encoding dihydrodipicolinate reductase: MTRVIQYSTGNVGRHALRMLIERPEFDLVGVHASSPDKVGRDAAELCGLQTPTGVTATDDVDALLALNADCVVYTSQAETRPKDAIKEISRFLRAGTNVVGSSFVWLVAPEQAGDWLREPLRQACADGDATLYINGVDPGYSGDTLAYTALSLTERATSITVQEICDYASYDDAEFTGVSFGFGTSPDHTPVMFLPGVLTSMWGVQVRSLAQDLGVELDEVRERCEKWVTPEPIDCTMMHVDPGQVAAVRFGVEGLRDGEVVITMEHVNRLGPNTAPEWAYPPDGRAGVHRVVVTGSPGVEINTHLGGEIDHNEGGVIATAARVVNLIDAVCRAPSGILAAHDLRPLDHLRGVMR; this comes from the coding sequence ATGACGCGCGTCATCCAGTACTCGACAGGAAACGTCGGCCGGCACGCACTGCGCATGCTCATCGAGCGGCCCGAGTTCGACCTCGTCGGGGTGCACGCGTCCAGCCCGGACAAGGTGGGGCGCGATGCCGCCGAACTGTGCGGCCTCCAAACCCCGACGGGTGTCACGGCCACCGACGATGTCGATGCGCTGCTGGCGTTGAACGCCGACTGCGTCGTCTACACCTCGCAGGCCGAGACCCGGCCCAAAGATGCCATCAAGGAGATCAGCCGCTTCCTGCGGGCCGGCACCAATGTCGTCGGGTCGTCATTCGTGTGGCTGGTGGCCCCCGAGCAGGCCGGTGACTGGCTGCGTGAACCGTTGCGGCAGGCCTGCGCGGACGGCGACGCGACGCTGTACATCAACGGCGTCGATCCGGGCTACTCCGGTGACACGCTGGCCTACACGGCGTTGAGCCTGACCGAGCGCGCGACCAGTATCACCGTGCAGGAGATCTGCGATTACGCCAGTTACGACGACGCCGAATTCACCGGTGTCAGTTTCGGTTTCGGCACCAGCCCGGATCACACACCGGTGATGTTCCTGCCCGGTGTGCTGACATCGATGTGGGGTGTGCAGGTGCGCAGCCTCGCTCAGGACCTGGGCGTCGAACTCGATGAGGTGCGGGAGCGGTGCGAGAAGTGGGTGACGCCCGAACCCATCGACTGCACGATGATGCACGTCGACCCGGGACAGGTCGCCGCCGTGCGGTTCGGCGTCGAAGGCCTGCGCGACGGCGAGGTCGTGATCACCATGGAGCACGTCAACCGGCTCGGCCCGAACACCGCACCGGAGTGGGCCTATCCCCCGGACGGCCGCGCCGGCGTGCACCGGGTCGTGGTGACCGGCAGTCCGGGTGTGGAGATCAACACCCACCTCGGTGGCGAGATCGACCACAACGAGGGCGGCGTGATCGCCACCGCGGCCCGCGTCGTCAACCTGATCGACGCCG